In Halorhabdus rudnickae, the following proteins share a genomic window:
- a CDS encoding archaea-specific SMC-related protein, with translation MATNASDRSIDNQSVTITVDNVGGIDHADVSVSPGVTVFRGRNATNRTSFLSAVASSLGGSSGSLKSDAEEGSVELQVGEQRHTREFQRTSNSVRVGGEPYVDETSLIDTFVSLLEDNPARQAVERGDDLREIIMRPVDTDEIERRIESLRAETEQLEDQIERVRERKDRLPVLKDRSRSLEEEIASLDETIESLREEIAAYEADQSTAAEADALVEELEQTRGEHNRVENEIEVVEAEIDSLEDELADLEDGRDTEYTDEDLESVKDDLAAARERRRQLEETINSLITIVEFNRDLLAGSLELPGIEPADAGPVTEIAPDEQQDLICWTCGSQVSRGDVDERLDALGEVIDEKRTERAEIESHVADLEDRRAEIEEELAERERVDRERRTVDQHLSEKRDRLSTLRARESELAERIVDLESEVAETQQLRDDDLLEMYEQVSDHQYERGQLEQRLGDVREEIDEIESLPGVEDLTAEREGLREQIAQERARIDQLERRAVETFNRQMDDLLDVLAYENLARIWIERRTADTSPDADTTFALHVVREGEDGTSYEETVDNLSESERELIGLVFALAGYLSHEVYEEVPFLLLDSLEAIDAERIASLIDHFAEHVEVLFVALLPEDAQAVDDRHQRIDADVLH, from the coding sequence ATGGCTACAAATGCGAGTGATCGGTCAATCGACAACCAGTCGGTCACGATCACGGTCGACAATGTCGGCGGGATCGATCATGCCGACGTCTCGGTCTCCCCTGGCGTAACCGTGTTTCGCGGCCGGAATGCAACGAACCGGACGTCGTTCCTCTCGGCGGTCGCCAGCTCGCTCGGGGGATCGAGTGGTTCTCTCAAGAGCGATGCCGAGGAAGGGTCGGTCGAGTTGCAGGTTGGTGAGCAGCGTCACACGCGGGAATTTCAAAGAACAAGCAACTCTGTTCGCGTCGGTGGCGAGCCGTACGTCGACGAGACGTCGCTGATCGACACCTTCGTTTCTCTGCTCGAAGACAATCCGGCCCGACAGGCCGTCGAGCGGGGTGACGATCTCAGGGAAATCATTATGCGGCCGGTCGACACCGACGAGATCGAGCGGCGAATCGAATCCCTCCGGGCCGAGACCGAACAGCTTGAGGACCAAATCGAACGAGTCCGAGAGCGCAAAGATCGGCTACCAGTACTCAAAGATCGCAGTCGTTCCCTGGAGGAGGAGATCGCATCCCTTGACGAGACGATCGAGTCCCTCCGTGAGGAGATCGCCGCTTACGAGGCCGACCAATCGACGGCGGCCGAGGCCGATGCCCTCGTCGAGGAACTCGAGCAAACCCGTGGGGAGCACAACCGCGTGGAGAACGAGATCGAGGTGGTCGAGGCCGAAATAGACTCTCTGGAGGACGAACTCGCCGACCTCGAGGACGGGCGTGACACTGAGTACACGGACGAGGACCTCGAATCGGTCAAAGATGACCTGGCCGCTGCCCGCGAACGTCGTCGACAACTCGAAGAAACTATAAACTCCTTGATTACTATTGTGGAGTTCAACCGGGACCTTCTGGCGGGCTCTCTGGAACTGCCCGGTATCGAGCCGGCCGATGCCGGGCCGGTGACAGAGATCGCCCCAGACGAACAGCAGGACCTCATTTGCTGGACCTGTGGGAGCCAGGTATCCCGCGGCGACGTCGACGAGCGACTGGACGCTCTCGGAGAAGTCATCGACGAGAAACGCACCGAACGTGCCGAGATCGAGAGTCACGTGGCAGACCTAGAGGATCGTCGTGCGGAAATTGAGGAGGAACTAGCGGAACGCGAACGCGTCGATCGGGAACGCCGAACCGTCGACCAACACCTCTCGGAGAAACGCGACCGTCTCTCGACATTACGAGCCCGGGAGTCCGAGCTCGCAGAGCGCATCGTCGATCTGGAGTCCGAAGTGGCCGAGACCCAGCAGTTGCGCGACGACGATCTACTCGAGATGTACGAGCAGGTCAGCGATCACCAGTACGAACGGGGACAACTCGAGCAACGACTGGGGGACGTCCGCGAGGAGATCGACGAGATCGAGTCACTGCCTGGCGTTGAGGACCTCACCGCCGAACGCGAGGGTCTACGCGAGCAGATCGCCCAAGAGCGTGCACGGATCGACCAGTTGGAACGCCGTGCCGTCGAGACGTTCAACCGCCAGATGGATGACCTACTCGACGTTCTCGCCTACGAGAACCTCGCGCGCATTTGGATCGAGCGGCGGACCGCAGATACGAGCCCCGACGCCGACACCACGTTCGCACTCCACGTCGTCCGTGAGGGCGAGGACGGGACCAGTTACGAAGAGACTGTCGACAACCTCAGCGAGAGCGAACGCGAATTGATCGGTCTCGTGTTCGCTCTGGCGGGATACTTGAGTCACGAAGTCTACGAGGAGGTACCGTTCTTGTTGCTTGACTCTCTGGAAGCGATCGACGCCGAACGGATCGCCAGCCTCATCGATCACTTTGCCGAGCACGTCGAAGTCCTGTTCGTTGCGTTACTCCCTGAAGATGCCCAGGCAGTGGACGACCGTCACCAACGGATCGACGCCGATGTTCTCCACTGA
- a CDS encoding methyl-accepting chemotaxis protein, with protein sequence MADPHDPDTSGPDRTRLLSRAVPNFVRRRFTLKFALILGVMGLTVAVIGATATGAVVDQVEGNVEQQYQNLASQQANSIETWIERNSISVKLASKNRAFSANEPGSRFGIRQELATTAGNVYGAHAIYLVNGSGTDHRVVASPQLTFARNLSETSRAWIQSSPIDSLNVMDVHITDVHRVSGTPVVAFVSPVTGHPNRYLVMEYSVENLAASLDTDSEARFTQVVNDEGIVQVARDDEEILGQYGDDDAMRPVRLAPGLLESDQRAGVIPEMAPQDAVLSEPYAVGYAPIRVSNVPLNWTVLIHEPRSNVFGFVWAISRWGRLATLAGVLLVVALGAVIGYNTTRDINRLREWARQMREGDLETTVTTTRIDAIGELYAGFENMRSSLRQQITEAERARKEAEVSRAEAMEMNRYLEEKAEEYSRIMRQCAEGDLTQRLDPDGENDAMDRIATDFNEMVAELERTTDQLKRFAVRVEDTGEVLQASSDSVRVASGHVADSVQRIADDADEQKEQLQDVSREIDDLADTFEQWAEEYADQEVQESIDRLGEIATRVGEVAELSEETLAESGIVAGAAEEQAAELNEVSERACDLTRYARPLHDALDEFDTDSDAELYLDSEPVSD encoded by the coding sequence ATGGCAGACCCGCATGACCCGGACACGTCGGGGCCGGACCGAACTCGGTTGCTCAGCCGCGCCGTGCCGAACTTCGTTCGGCGGCGCTTCACGTTGAAGTTCGCGCTCATTCTGGGGGTCATGGGTCTGACCGTCGCTGTCATCGGGGCGACGGCGACGGGAGCCGTCGTCGATCAGGTGGAAGGGAACGTCGAACAGCAGTACCAGAACCTGGCGTCCCAGCAGGCCAATTCGATCGAGACGTGGATCGAGCGGAACTCGATCTCGGTCAAACTCGCCTCGAAAAACCGGGCCTTCAGTGCGAACGAACCAGGCTCTCGCTTCGGGATCCGCCAGGAACTGGCTACTACTGCTGGCAACGTCTACGGTGCTCACGCGATTTATCTGGTGAATGGGAGCGGCACCGACCATCGGGTCGTCGCGAGTCCACAGCTCACCTTCGCCAGGAACCTCTCCGAAACGTCCCGTGCCTGGATTCAGTCCAGTCCGATTGACTCGCTGAACGTGATGGATGTCCACATCACGGATGTCCACCGGGTGAGTGGCACCCCGGTCGTGGCGTTCGTCAGTCCGGTCACCGGTCATCCAAACCGGTACCTCGTCATGGAGTACTCCGTCGAGAATCTCGCGGCGTCCCTGGACACCGACAGCGAAGCCCGCTTCACCCAGGTCGTCAACGACGAGGGGATCGTCCAGGTCGCCCGGGACGACGAAGAGATACTCGGTCAGTACGGTGATGACGACGCGATGCGGCCGGTCCGTCTCGCACCTGGGCTACTCGAGTCCGATCAGCGTGCGGGCGTAATTCCCGAGATGGCACCACAGGACGCCGTCCTCTCGGAGCCGTACGCCGTCGGGTACGCCCCGATCCGCGTCTCGAACGTCCCGCTGAACTGGACGGTCCTCATCCACGAGCCGCGTTCGAACGTCTTCGGGTTCGTGTGGGCCATCTCACGCTGGGGGAGACTCGCCACCCTCGCGGGCGTCCTGCTTGTGGTCGCACTCGGCGCGGTCATCGGGTATAACACCACTCGCGACATCAACCGACTCCGCGAGTGGGCCCGTCAGATGCGTGAGGGCGATCTAGAGACGACTGTCACTACCACCCGTATCGACGCCATTGGCGAGTTGTACGCCGGCTTCGAGAATATGCGGTCGTCGTTACGCCAGCAGATCACGGAAGCTGAACGGGCGCGCAAGGAGGCCGAAGTGTCGCGGGCGGAAGCCATGGAGATGAACCGCTACCTCGAGGAGAAAGCCGAGGAGTACTCTCGGATCATGCGCCAGTGTGCCGAGGGAGACCTCACCCAGCGGTTGGATCCCGACGGCGAGAACGACGCTATGGATCGGATCGCGACTGACTTCAACGAGATGGTCGCGGAACTGGAGCGGACGACCGACCAGCTGAAACGCTTCGCTGTCCGAGTAGAGGACACAGGTGAAGTACTACAGGCCAGCTCCGACAGCGTCCGTGTCGCCAGCGGCCACGTCGCCGACTCCGTCCAACGCATCGCCGATGACGCCGACGAGCAGAAGGAACAACTTCAGGATGTCTCCCGGGAGATCGACGACCTCGCGGACACCTTCGAGCAGTGGGCCGAGGAGTACGCCGACCAGGAGGTGCAGGAATCGATCGATCGTCTCGGAGAGATCGCTACCCGCGTCGGCGAAGTCGCCGAACTCAGCGAGGAGACCCTCGCTGAGTCCGGCATCGTCGCCGGTGCAGCCGAGGAACAGGCTGCGGAACTCAATGAAGTATCCGAACGAGCCTGCGACCTCACCCGTTACGCGCGACCGCTACATGACGCCCTCGACGAGTTCGACACCGATAGCGACGCTGAACTCTATCTCGACTCAGAACCCGTTTCCGACTGA